A portion of the Calothrix sp. 336/3 genome contains these proteins:
- a CDS encoding secondary thiamine-phosphate synthase enzyme YjbQ: MIHNQIIEITTQPGINIHNITSQIKSLIATTSIQNGHILIFSRHTTTALAINENEERLLEDIKVFLRKLAPESDRYLHNDLHLRPNIPPDEPINAHSHLMAMMLSTSEVIPIVDGKLALGTYQSVLFFELDGARKRSIFCQISGE; the protein is encoded by the coding sequence ATGATACACAATCAAATTATTGAAATTACCACTCAGCCGGGAATTAACATTCATAATATCACCTCACAGATTAAATCATTAATTGCGACTACATCTATTCAGAATGGTCATATATTAATATTTTCCCGTCACACAACCACTGCCTTAGCTATTAACGAAAACGAAGAAAGATTATTAGAAGATATTAAAGTATTTCTGAGAAAACTAGCTCCAGAATCCGATAGATATTTACATAATGATTTGCATCTTCGCCCTAATATACCCCCCGACGAGCCAATTAACGCCCATTCTCACCTCATGGCAATGATGCTATCTACCAGCGAAGTCATACCCATCGTAGACGGCAAATTAGCTCTAGGAACCTATCAATCTGTATTATTTTTTGAACTTGATGGAGCGAGAAAACGCAGCATTTTTTGTCAAATTTCTGGAGAATAG
- a CDS encoding DUF6714 family protein, with protein MSNFSDSSRLYPCPCCGYMTLEQQPPGTYLVCPICFWEDTGERYGLRVSQRNFLEFGACDRQWSNRVRPPTAQDRRIANWQPLDVPAEIARLAVIQQITKAFEGVSREDGVSLHEARVIDDWGGEEERVAARKIDTDIRWQDVPVEWIEKLYDAFSFLDAKGWRYYLPAYMLYSLKFYTTNSMAVDSAVYSCILYEDKKSQYKDLKEYQLSRFGLLTVDQSRAVCQFLRFQVAYEEGDGLAAQKALDAYWSRFCSEGDRPDAGFQTN; from the coding sequence GTGAGTAACTTTAGTGATTCTTCCAGGCTATATCCCTGTCCTTGTTGTGGCTACATGACTTTAGAACAACAGCCTCCAGGAACTTATCTAGTCTGCCCCATCTGCTTTTGGGAAGATACTGGAGAACGGTATGGTTTGCGTGTATCGCAGCGTAATTTTCTGGAATTTGGTGCCTGCGATCGCCAATGGAGTAATCGAGTGCGTCCTCCCACTGCACAGGATCGTCGAATAGCAAACTGGCAACCCCTTGATGTTCCAGCAGAAATAGCTAGACTGGCAGTAATTCAACAAATTACAAAAGCGTTTGAGGGTGTTAGCCGTGAGGATGGTGTTTCTCTCCATGAAGCACGAGTGATTGATGATTGGGGGGGTGAAGAGGAACGTGTTGCTGCGCGGAAAATTGATACGGATATTCGGTGGCAGGATGTACCCGTTGAGTGGATTGAGAAATTATACGATGCTTTCAGCTTTCTCGATGCCAAAGGATGGCGATACTATCTTCCTGCCTATATGCTCTATTCACTCAAGTTTTACACAACCAATTCAATGGCTGTTGATTCAGCAGTTTATAGCTGCATCCTCTACGAAGACAAAAAATCTCAGTATAAGGATTTGAAAGAGTATCAGTTATCCCGATTTGGGTTACTGACAGTAGATCAGTCAAGGGCAGTTTGTCAGTTTCTTCGGTTTCAAGTAGCATACGAAGAGGGGGATGGATTAGCTGCTCAAAAAGCCCTAGATGCTTATTGGAGTAGATTCTGTAGCGAGGGCGATCGCCCAGATGCTGGGTTCCAGACTAATTAA
- a CDS encoding serine/threonine-protein kinase produces MLSEPIEKILATPRNMNYCLNPNCAKPENTPEDNFCVTCGTPLLLKDRYRTIEYLREDGFGRTILAVDENQVSAPQFIIKQYYPLVEGVNRQEEAIELFDREAKRLNKLGKHRQIPGLIDYFSEGDRHYLIQEFIDGQSLREVIAKEGFFREQQIRELLQSILPILIYIHSQGFIHRNINPDNIIRRPDGKYILVGFGINRISTLPTLLKAGNSIGNPEYIAPEQYRGQAVFTSDLYSLGVTCLHLLTGISPFQLFRVFQNKWVWRSYLVNNPISESLGEIIEKLAANSISDRHDSATQALQDLRADRVNSTAIYLADASVPNIKLDTPEGVGLVLKRRYRTTKLISKGAFSKTFLAVDESQAQLSQCVIQEYCHEAQDTEEKDKGIAFLARATKSLEKLTQHEQIAKITDYFRQGDYYYVVREFVPGESLAQILKTEGICSEVRITGLLHSVLPVINYVHSQGIIHHQINPENIIRRHDGKFILVGFSVTKESALPTALKTGQSLGNAEYIAPEQYKGQAEFASDLYSLGVTCLYLLTGVSPFQLFKASAQTWKWRYYLASNPLSSKLELILNRLVAIKTNERYYFAHQVIQDLSSQIAPVHAVVESPSPIATPVIVTPPIVTPAAVISSSRIRDKYKTLQLVGEDNIGKTWLTVDESQADKPQYILQEYYLTTQGSQTAEKTVKFFTKEASRLEKLGQHPQIPRLIEHFSDGDRYYLVQEIIEGKTLGDIVSSEGIFTEVKIRELLQNILPVLEYIHSQGVIHRNINPDNIIRLADGKFVLAGFVTSRIRELLTGDSVSNPQYIAPEQHREQALFTSDLYSLGVTCLYLLTKISPFQLFKVSRNQWEWRSYLINNPVTEELGKILEKLVEPNIPNRYVSVPQVIQDLSAISSTLPVIPITAPVAKAEPIITPAPVAKTEPVVTPAPSPVVTPAPAPVAKTEPVVTPAPSPVITPAPTPVVKTEPVITPAPSPVVTPAPAPVAKTEPVITPAPAPVAKTEPVITPAPAPVVKAEPVVTPAPAPVAIPAPAPTAVVTPTPAPVVKAEPVAEITQAQVITTPKPVTETAKPAPVPVTEITQQQPIAPKVASANSSKKKAEYRELRTFTGHKDAVFAVAFSPDGKLIASCSGYWDQSIRLWDVETGKEIHKFIGHSDGIRCLAFSPDGKTLVSGSSSLDKSIKFWDVSTGILKNTIKGHSDLVYSLAFTPYGMTLASASQDKTVRLWDLKTAKEIRVIREHTNWVRSVAFSSNGEILASAGDDRIIRLWNMFSGELIGVLKGHSSGIASVKFSPNGEYLASAGNGKTIKLWDVHRLQFIRNMNGHAGAIFSLAFSNDSSIIASASDDKTVRIWDVETGTEIESLKAHSSAVNSVRFSPNGKLLATCSWDNTVKIWACD; encoded by the coding sequence ATGTTGAGCGAACCCATCGAAAAAATATTGGCAACACCAAGAAATATGAATTACTGCTTAAACCCCAACTGTGCAAAACCGGAAAATACACCCGAAGATAACTTTTGTGTCACCTGTGGAACTCCCTTACTCCTCAAAGATAGATATCGCACAATTGAATATTTGCGTGAAGATGGTTTTGGTAGAACTATCTTAGCAGTTGACGAGAATCAAGTTAGCGCTCCCCAATTTATTATCAAACAATATTATCCTTTAGTTGAAGGAGTAAATCGTCAAGAGGAAGCAATCGAATTATTTGATAGAGAAGCTAAAAGATTAAATAAACTGGGTAAACATCGGCAAATTCCCGGATTAATTGATTATTTTAGTGAAGGCGATCGCCATTATTTAATTCAAGAGTTTATCGATGGGCAATCTCTCAGGGAAGTCATTGCTAAAGAGGGATTTTTTCGCGAGCAACAAATTCGGGAACTACTACAAAGTATTCTGCCAATTCTCATCTATATTCATTCCCAGGGTTTTATCCATCGCAATATTAACCCAGATAATATTATTCGTCGTCCCGATGGCAAATATATTTTAGTGGGATTTGGGATTAATAGAATTAGTACCTTACCAACTCTTTTGAAAGCTGGTAATAGTATTGGGAATCCTGAATATATTGCTCCGGAACAATATCGCGGACAAGCTGTATTTACCAGTGATTTATACAGTTTGGGTGTCACTTGTTTACATTTATTAACTGGTATTTCTCCCTTCCAGTTATTTAGAGTTTTTCAAAATAAATGGGTGTGGCGTTCTTATTTAGTCAACAATCCTATTAGCGAAAGCTTAGGTGAGATTATCGAGAAATTAGCCGCGAATTCCATTAGCGATCGCCACGATTCAGCAACTCAAGCTTTACAAGATTTACGAGCAGACAGAGTTAATAGTACTGCTATTTACTTAGCAGATGCATCTGTACCCAATATTAAGCTGGATACTCCCGAAGGAGTAGGGTTAGTTCTGAAAAGACGCTATCGCACCACCAAACTTATCAGTAAAGGAGCGTTTAGCAAAACATTTTTGGCAGTTGATGAAAGTCAAGCACAGCTATCGCAATGTGTAATTCAAGAATACTGTCACGAAGCACAAGATACAGAGGAAAAAGATAAGGGAATTGCCTTCCTCGCAAGAGCGACAAAATCCTTAGAAAAACTCACCCAACATGAGCAAATTGCCAAAATTACTGATTATTTCCGTCAAGGTGATTATTATTATGTTGTGCGAGAGTTTGTTCCTGGTGAGAGTTTAGCCCAAATTCTCAAAACTGAAGGTATCTGTAGTGAAGTTAGAATCACTGGTTTGCTCCATAGTGTTTTACCAGTTATTAACTATGTCCATTCCCAAGGGATAATCCATCATCAAATCAATCCCGAAAATATTATTCGTCGTCATGATGGTAAATTCATTCTGGTTGGTTTTAGCGTTACCAAGGAAAGTGCTTTACCCACAGCGTTAAAAACAGGACAAAGCTTGGGGAATGCTGAATATATTGCCCCAGAACAATACAAAGGACAAGCAGAATTTGCCAGCGATTTATACAGTTTAGGTGTCACTTGTCTCTATCTATTAACGGGAGTATCCCCCTTCCAACTATTTAAAGCATCTGCACAAACTTGGAAGTGGCGTTATTATTTAGCAAGTAATCCCCTCAGCAGTAAACTAGAACTAATTCTGAATAGATTAGTTGCTATTAAAACTAATGAACGCTATTACTTTGCACATCAAGTAATTCAAGATTTAAGCTCACAAATTGCTCCTGTTCATGCGGTTGTTGAGTCTCCTTCACCCATTGCCACTCCAGTGATTGTCACTCCACCAATTGTGACTCCAGCAGCAGTAATTAGTAGTAGTCGCATCAGAGATAAATACAAAACTCTGCAACTAGTTGGTGAAGATAATATTGGCAAAACTTGGTTAACTGTCGATGAAAGTCAAGCAGATAAACCACAATATATTCTCCAAGAATATTATCTAACAACACAAGGCAGCCAAACCGCAGAAAAAACTGTAAAATTCTTTACCAAGGAAGCGAGCAGATTAGAAAAACTTGGACAACATCCACAAATTCCCAGATTAATTGAGCATTTTAGTGATGGCGATCGCTATTACTTAGTACAAGAAATCATTGAGGGCAAAACCCTTGGTGATATTGTCTCTAGTGAAGGCATTTTTACTGAAGTCAAAATTCGAGAATTATTACAAAATATCCTCCCTGTTCTCGAATATATTCACTCTCAGGGTGTGATTCATCGTAACATCAACCCAGATAATATTATTCGTCTGGCAGATGGGAAATTTGTCTTAGCTGGTTTTGTTACTAGTAGAATTCGTGAACTTTTGACTGGAGATAGTGTCAGCAATCCTCAATACATTGCCCCCGAACAACATCGAGAACAAGCATTATTTACTAGTGACTTATACAGCTTAGGAGTTACTTGTCTCTATTTGTTAACGAAAATTTCTCCTTTCCAATTGTTCAAAGTCTCTCGGAATCAATGGGAATGGCGTTCCTATTTAATCAATAATCCCGTCACTGAAGAATTAGGCAAAATACTGGAAAAATTGGTTGAGCCAAATATTCCCAATCGTTACGTTTCTGTACCCCAGGTAATACAAGATTTAAGCGCTATCAGCTCTACTCTTCCAGTAATTCCCATAACTGCACCTGTTGCGAAAGCGGAACCTATCATAACACCTGCTCCTGTTGCAAAAACAGAACCTGTTGTAACTCCAGCACCTTCTCCTGTTGTAACTCCAGCACCTGCTCCTGTTGCAAAAACAGAACCTGTTGTAACTCCAGCACCTTCTCCTGTTATAACTCCAGCACCCACACCTGTTGTAAAAACAGAACCTGTTATAACTCCAGCACCTTCTCCTGTTGTAACTCCAGCACCTGCTCCTGTTGCGAAAACAGAACCTGTCATAACTCCAGCACCTGCTCCTGTTGCGAAAACAGAACCTGTCATAACTCCAGCACCTGCACCTGTTGTAAAAGCTGAACCTGTTGTAACCCCTGCTCCTGCACCTGTTGCAATACCAGCACCCGCTCCTACTGCTGTTGTAACACCTACTCCTGCACCAGTTGTAAAAGCAGAACCTGTAGCTGAAATTACTCAAGCTCAAGTAATTACTACACCCAAACCAGTTACAGAAACAGCGAAACCAGCACCTGTTCCCGTCACCGAAATTACTCAACAGCAACCCATCGCGCCAAAAGTTGCTAGTGCTAATTCCTCCAAGAAAAAAGCAGAATATCGAGAATTACGCACATTTACCGGACATAAAGATGCTGTATTTGCTGTAGCGTTTAGTCCTGATGGTAAGCTAATTGCGAGCTGTAGTGGTTACTGGGATCAAAGTATTAGACTTTGGGATGTAGAAACAGGGAAAGAAATACATAAATTTATCGGACATTCCGATGGTATTCGTTGCCTTGCATTTAGTCCCGATGGTAAAACTCTAGTAAGTGGTAGCAGTTCTCTAGACAAAAGTATTAAATTTTGGGATGTCAGTACAGGCATCTTAAAAAATACCATCAAAGGACATTCTGACTTAGTTTATTCCCTAGCTTTTACTCCCTACGGTATGACTTTAGCTAGTGCGAGTCAAGACAAAACCGTGAGACTTTGGGATTTGAAAACCGCCAAGGAAATTAGAGTAATTCGAGAGCATACAAATTGGGTACGCTCTGTGGCATTTAGCTCGAACGGAGAGATTCTCGCCAGCGCTGGGGATGATAGAATTATCCGCCTGTGGAATATGTTTTCTGGTGAATTAATTGGAGTCTTGAAAGGACATTCTAGCGGTATTGCTTCAGTCAAATTTAGTCCAAATGGTGAGTATTTAGCTAGTGCAGGTAATGGCAAGACTATCAAGCTTTGGGATGTACATCGTCTTCAGTTTATTCGTAATATGAATGGACATGCTGGAGCAATTTTCTCCTTAGCTTTCAGTAATGATAGTAGCATTATTGCTAGTGCCAGCGATGACAAAACTGTGAGAATTTGGGATGTGGAAACAGGTACAGAAATTGAAAGCCTAAAAGCCCATTCCTCTGCTGTCAATTCTGTGAGATTTAGTCCCAATGGTAAATTACTCGCTACTTGTAGCTGGGATAATACTGTGAAAATATGGGCTTGTGATTAG
- a CDS encoding DUF937 domain-containing protein, with amino-acid sequence MGLFDQIIGAVTNPNQQGNLEQIGNIIGTVQQLSNNAGTDNSTMQSAIGIVGSYVRSALQEKRDNGGDEEVENVVNEFGNNSPSSDAVDSLFTPEMQQQVAQTVSERTGLDTGMVQQFLPTLVPMVLNLLKSGASNQGGNSVLSSFLDADGDGDVDITDAMQMASRYMGQ; translated from the coding sequence ATGGGACTTTTTGACCAAATTATTGGTGCTGTCACCAACCCTAATCAGCAAGGTAATTTAGAGCAAATTGGTAATATTATCGGTACGGTACAGCAACTCAGCAATAATGCTGGCACAGATAATTCCACGATGCAGTCTGCTATTGGGATTGTGGGAAGTTATGTGCGTTCAGCGCTGCAAGAAAAACGGGATAACGGTGGGGATGAGGAAGTTGAGAACGTTGTGAATGAATTTGGCAATAATTCCCCTAGTAGTGATGCGGTAGATTCTCTATTTACACCAGAGATGCAGCAACAGGTAGCTCAAACAGTTTCGGAACGCACAGGTTTAGATACAGGAATGGTGCAACAATTCCTCCCGACCTTAGTACCGATGGTGTTAAATCTTTTAAAATCCGGTGCGAGTAACCAAGGTGGTAATTCTGTTTTGAGTTCCTTCCTAGATGCAGACGGTGATGGTGATGTTGATATTACCGATGCAATGCAAATGGCAAGTCGGTATATGGGACAGTAG
- a CDS encoding type II toxin-antitoxin system YafQ family toxin, with translation MVEVSFSSSFKRAFKKHIKGNVDLEARFWQKLEQFTVDPFDPSLKTHKLSGKLKEFWSFSVDYDERVLFYFTEDEKAVLVDIGSHDEVY, from the coding sequence ATGGTGGAAGTCAGTTTCAGTTCGTCATTCAAACGTGCATTCAAGAAACATATCAAAGGCAATGTAGATTTAGAGGCAAGGTTTTGGCAAAAGTTGGAACAGTTCACTGTGGATCCATTTGATCCAAGCTTGAAAACGCACAAACTATCGGGCAAGCTCAAGGAATTTTGGAGCTTTAGCGTCGATTATGATGAAAGGGTATTGTTTTACTTTACGGAAGACGAAAAAGCTGTGCTTGTAGATATTGGTAGTCATGACGAGGTGTATTAG
- a CDS encoding PhoX family phosphatase has product MKGSQHPKNNLTLNSSGNESIRDVITRMSRRKFLLTAAGASAVTILGEVSISGLLQTVQAAPIPPSKGFQGIGFESIPPNLYNPTTKLLEKDLVSVPVGYNAEVLVAWGDPIMPGAPDWLPDASQGAAIQETQFGMHADGMHYFPLKQWGKGESERGVICVNHEYTHEEILHKDGLTFVPATASTPQFGLPDSKVTIEKVRKSQAAHGVSVVEIFKNKQGKWKVNRRSAYGRRITANTEMRISGPAAGDTLLKSKKFYITPTGSVDSFVLNDGFTAYGTLNNCANGYTPWGTYLTCEENWNGYFATPTEVVVPPGLQTSDITSGQNRYGIPKSSSYRWNEVDPRFNASTNPLEPHLFGWVVEIDPFAPQSKPVKRTALGRFKHESAQVVVDDKNRVAFYMGDDERNEYIYKFVCTKPLNPNKRSANRDLLDDGILYVAKFNDDGTGKWLPLVHGQNGLTSENGFRSQAEVLVKTRQAADLLGATMMDRPEWTAVRPRIRGFQEIEVYCTLTNNNRRGSSPVSSNKPDGSTTAGSARPPVDAANPRPNNLYGHIIRWREDGRSVTATTFTWDIFVEAGDKLDPDPNHKGNINGDDFGAGDGLWFDDFGRLWIQTDQAGDGLGDWKNIGGNVMVCADPNTKQIRRFLTSPTNCEVTGITSTPDGKTLFINIQHPGEDSVASNPTQYSNWPHSQGYGLPGRPRSATVVITRKDGGVIGGK; this is encoded by the coding sequence ATGAAAGGCTCCCAACACCCCAAAAATAATTTGACTTTGAACTCATCCGGTAATGAGTCCATCCGTGATGTCATTACACGTATGAGCCGTCGTAAATTTCTGCTGACAGCTGCCGGTGCATCGGCGGTAACAATATTAGGTGAAGTTTCCATCAGTGGATTGTTACAAACAGTCCAAGCAGCACCCATTCCTCCCAGCAAGGGTTTTCAAGGTATCGGCTTTGAGAGCATACCACCAAACTTATACAATCCAACAACTAAGCTCCTAGAAAAGGATTTAGTTTCCGTTCCTGTAGGTTATAACGCCGAAGTTTTAGTTGCTTGGGGCGACCCAATTATGCCAGGTGCCCCCGATTGGCTACCCGATGCTTCCCAAGGTGCTGCCATCCAGGAAACCCAGTTTGGGATGCACGCAGATGGAATGCACTATTTCCCCCTCAAACAATGGGGTAAAGGTGAATCGGAACGAGGTGTTATTTGCGTCAACCATGAATATACCCATGAGGAAATCCTCCATAAAGATGGTTTGACCTTTGTCCCCGCAACTGCTAGTACACCCCAATTTGGTCTACCAGATTCTAAGGTTACCATTGAGAAAGTACGTAAGTCCCAAGCTGCCCACGGTGTATCCGTTGTAGAAATTTTCAAAAATAAACAGGGTAAGTGGAAAGTTAACCGTCGTTCTGCCTATGGTCGTAGAATCACAGCTAACACAGAAATGCGTATTTCTGGTCCTGCGGCTGGTGACACTTTACTTAAATCCAAGAAATTCTACATTACCCCAACAGGTTCTGTAGATAGTTTTGTCTTGAATGATGGTTTTACCGCCTATGGAACCCTCAACAACTGTGCGAATGGTTACACACCCTGGGGAACCTATCTTACCTGTGAGGAAAACTGGAATGGCTACTTTGCCACACCTACAGAGGTAGTCGTACCTCCTGGTTTGCAAACATCGGATATCACATCAGGGCAAAATCGTTACGGTATTCCAAAGAGCAGTAGCTATCGCTGGAATGAGGTAGATCCTCGTTTTAATGCCAGCACTAACCCCCTAGAACCCCATTTATTTGGTTGGGTAGTGGAAATTGACCCCTTTGCACCCCAAAGCAAACCCGTCAAACGTACTGCTCTCGGTCGATTCAAGCACGAAAGCGCCCAAGTAGTTGTGGATGATAAGAATCGGGTTGCCTTCTATATGGGGGATGATGAGCGTAACGAATATATTTATAAATTTGTTTGTACCAAGCCTCTAAACCCCAATAAACGCTCGGCTAACCGGGATTTACTGGATGATGGTATTCTCTACGTTGCCAAATTTAATGATGATGGCACAGGTAAATGGCTACCATTAGTCCACGGACAAAACGGTTTAACCTCGGAAAATGGCTTTAGAAGTCAAGCTGAAGTCCTGGTAAAAACTCGCCAAGCGGCAGATCTTCTCGGTGCAACTATGATGGATCGTCCTGAATGGACTGCTGTCAGACCTCGAATTCGTGGTTTCCAGGAAATTGAAGTTTATTGCACCTTGACAAATAATAACCGTCGGGGAAGTTCGCCAGTATCTTCTAATAAGCCTGATGGTAGCACCACCGCAGGTAGCGCTCGTCCTCCCGTGGATGCTGCGAACCCTCGTCCAAATAACCTTTACGGTCATATTATTCGTTGGCGCGAAGATGGACGTTCTGTGACAGCTACTACTTTTACCTGGGATATTTTTGTGGAAGCTGGTGATAAACTTGACCCCGACCCCAATCACAAGGGTAATATCAACGGTGATGACTTTGGCGCTGGTGATGGTTTGTGGTTCGATGATTTCGGTAGACTGTGGATTCAAACTGACCAAGCTGGAGATGGTTTAGGTGATTGGAAAAATATCGGTGGTAACGTGATGGTCTGTGCTGACCCCAACACCAAACAAATTCGCCGCTTCCTCACCAGTCCGACAAATTGTGAGGTAACGGGTATTACCAGCACACCTGATGGTAAAACACTATTTATTAATATCCAACATCCTGGCGAAGATTCAGTAGCATCAAATCCGACTCAGTATAGTAACTGGCCCCACAGCCAGGGATATGGTTTACCTGGTCGTCCCCGTTCTGCTACGGTCGTAATTACACGGAAGGATGGCGGTGTCATTGGTGGTAAGTAA
- a CDS encoding pyridoxal phosphate-dependent aminotransferase, with the protein MQIVSRMQAVQSPIIPVIGELIHNHPGTISLGQGVVAYNPPREAVEMLPQFLLESHNNLYKAVEGIPPLINAIANKLQTFNGIEITPNQPIVVTAGSNMAFMNAILAITSPGDEIILNTPYYFNHEMAITMAGCRPVLVSTDTNYQLQPEAIAQAITPKTRAVVTISPNNPTGAVYPRETLETVNRICGDRGIYHISDEAYEYFTYDGITHTSPGAFPGSSEHTISLYSLSKAYGFASWRIGYMVIPANLLVAVKKVQDTILICPPVISQYAALGAMQAKPEYLQENIQAIAQVRELVLDSLRELHDICTINLAPGAFYFFLKIHTSLDAFTLTKRLIQEHLVAVIPGTTFGMEGGCYVRIAYGALQPETAQQGINRLISGLKKIVN; encoded by the coding sequence ATGCAGATAGTTTCTCGAATGCAAGCGGTACAGTCACCGATAATTCCAGTTATTGGTGAGTTGATTCACAATCATCCTGGTACGATTTCCCTAGGACAAGGTGTTGTTGCTTACAATCCACCGAGGGAAGCTGTAGAAATGTTGCCGCAGTTTCTCTTAGAATCTCATAATAATTTATACAAAGCTGTAGAAGGTATTCCGCCTTTAATCAATGCGATCGCCAACAAATTACAAACTTTTAATGGTATCGAAATTACGCCAAATCAGCCTATTGTGGTGACTGCTGGGAGTAATATGGCATTTATGAATGCAATTCTGGCAATTACCTCTCCTGGGGATGAAATAATTCTCAATACTCCCTACTATTTCAACCATGAGATGGCGATTACGATGGCAGGATGTCGCCCAGTACTAGTATCCACTGATACTAATTATCAACTCCAACCAGAGGCGATCGCCCAAGCAATTACCCCGAAAACTCGCGCAGTTGTCACCATTTCCCCTAATAACCCCACTGGTGCAGTTTACCCCAGGGAAACTTTAGAGACGGTTAACCGCATTTGTGGCGATCGCGGTATCTACCATATCAGTGATGAAGCCTACGAATATTTTACCTATGACGGTATTACTCATACGTCTCCCGGTGCTTTTCCTGGTAGCAGTGAACACACGATATCCCTATATAGTCTGTCGAAAGCTTACGGATTTGCTAGTTGGCGTATTGGCTACATGGTAATTCCCGCAAATCTCCTGGTAGCAGTTAAAAAAGTTCAGGATACGATTTTGATTTGCCCCCCGGTAATCTCCCAGTATGCAGCATTAGGGGCAATGCAAGCAAAACCAGAGTATCTTCAGGAAAATATTCAGGCGATCGCCCAAGTGCGAGAATTAGTACTTGACTCCCTTAGGGAACTTCATGATATCTGTACAATTAATCTAGCACCTGGTGCTTTTTATTTCTTTCTGAAAATTCACACTTCCCTAGATGCTTTCACATTAACGAAACGTCTCATCCAAGAACATTTGGTTGCGGTAATTCCCGGTACAACTTTTGGGATGGAAGGTGGGTGTTATGTACGAATTGCCTATGGTGCATTACAACCAGAAACCGCTCAACAAGGAATTAATCGATTAATCTCTGGATTGAAGAAAATAGTTAATTAA
- a CDS encoding S1C family serine protease, translating into MFKNWGWLSNSDRHGDDSSQQTSSMGTDSVDEQLLDAYSQAVINVVEKVSPSVVNIDVQRRVRGRNRGFPTVQEVRGNGSGFIFTPDGYILTNSHVVESASQIQVTLSDGRSYDAEIIGDDPDTDLAVVRIHAPNLIAAPLGDSQSLRVGQLAIAIGHPYGFQTTVTTGVISALGRSFKSPSGKVIENIIQTDAALNPGNSGGPLVTSHGEVIGINTAVFMAAQGICFAIPINSAKNVIPSLMRHGKVRRGYIGIGGQNARISRRIALYHELSTDTGVFVMFVEPNSPADKAGLLEGDVIVGFNRQPLGSIDDLHSHLTPENIGVRSQLTILRRDRKLNLTIIPVGNG; encoded by the coding sequence ATCTTTAAAAATTGGGGATGGTTGTCCAATAGCGATCGCCACGGTGATGATTCCTCCCAACAAACTTCCTCAATGGGTACAGATTCTGTGGATGAGCAGTTGCTTGATGCTTATTCCCAAGCTGTGATCAATGTGGTAGAAAAGGTAAGTCCTAGCGTTGTCAATATTGATGTACAACGTAGAGTCAGGGGACGGAATCGCGGTTTTCCGACAGTGCAAGAAGTCCGGGGAAATGGTTCGGGGTTCATTTTTACCCCTGATGGTTATATCCTCACCAATAGTCATGTGGTGGAAAGTGCTTCCCAAATCCAAGTGACTTTATCCGATGGTCGCAGCTATGATGCAGAGATAATTGGTGATGACCCCGATACAGATTTAGCTGTGGTGAGAATTCATGCTCCGAATTTAATTGCAGCACCCCTAGGTGATTCTCAAAGTTTGCGAGTCGGACAATTAGCGATCGCCATCGGACATCCCTACGGTTTCCAAACCACCGTCACCACTGGTGTGATTAGCGCTTTAGGACGTTCCTTTAAGTCTCCCTCTGGTAAAGTAATTGAAAATATCATCCAAACCGATGCTGCACTCAATCCCGGTAATTCGGGAGGTCCCCTAGTAACTTCCCATGGTGAGGTTATAGGGATTAATACCGCAGTTTTTATGGCAGCGCAAGGTATCTGTTTTGCTATCCCAATTAATTCTGCCAAAAATGTCATTCCTAGTCTGATGCGTCATGGTAAAGTCCGTCGAGGTTATATCGGTATCGGTGGACAAAATGCTCGCATCTCTCGTCGGATTGCTTTATACCATGAGCTATCTACGGATACTGGTGTATTTGTAATGTTCGTTGAGCCAAATAGCCCCGCAGACAAGGCAGGATTACTGGAAGGAGATGTGATTGTTGGTTTTAACCGTCAACCACTGGGTAGTATTGATGACTTACATAGCCATTTGACACCGGAAAATATTGGTGTGCGATCGCAATTAACAATCCTGCGGCGCGATCGTAAACTGAATCTGACAATTATTCCGGTGGGGAATGGGTGA